A segment of the Crassostrea angulata isolate pt1a10 chromosome 10, ASM2561291v2, whole genome shotgun sequence genome:
AATTCTTAAGCCATAAACATAAGTCTCCATAAACATTGACCTAAAAATCATGTTTGAGTTTGGCTTTGTCGATAACAGCGATTGAAGTTGTAAACCCAGATTAACGTTAATTTACGAAAATTGGTTCGCGGGAATATAAAtcagtatttattttaattaattgcaatctattcaaaacaatttcaattagATGCACAGGGTAAAGTTTATTGATTACATTGACGTGTCATCAACCAATTATCAAGAAACCAGCAGTATGTGTTGAtgacttttataaaaaaaaaattattatttcaaatattacatTAATATGACAAAAAATTACCGGTATTGTGTAGCGTATCCCAAACATTTTTATGAAGTCTTTTCCAGATTCGCACTGACCATGAGGTTCTGAGGCTCTTCGATAAGATACCTTGAAACATAAGCAAGATTTCTATCatcttagttaaaaaaaaatctctatattCGAACACGTTCTTGGGaatttttatctttatcaaATGATATACTTCAAATACTAGTAGATTAAGTTTGGCGTGTGACAccataaaaatgtataaagaacttatgaatgatgaaaaaataaatcaaaacttaCTAATCTCATTCCGATGGTTGTTTCATATCGAGGATTCAGAGTGAATCCTTCCTCTTCCGGAAAGGGGAACGTCCCGGGTTCGTGAATTACTAATCTCAGTCCAAATGCGTCCATATAATCGGCAACGTATTCGTTGGTTTCAATATTCAAGTTTAAGCGAAGACCTAAAAAGGATAAGAATGTATAGCAGTTTGtgtgaaatatgttttattgtatAGTGGGTTTTTTGTCTAATTAAAGTTCCTCATCATCTCATCATTACCACTTTCATCAAGCTTCCTTCTGTCACACCAAGCGCTACCATTAAGTTACACGTCTACCCAATTACTTCAAACATTTTTTAGGAATAGTCATTAAAGATAATGTACtgatttatccaaaaaaaaattttttttcttgttgttttttatagacaatggtatacatgttttattgtaCACGTACTAAATGATTATGAAGAATTGCTGACAGGAACAGTACTCAgttaataaaatgtacatgtacaaacctAACAGTGGTCCCGATCGCTTTGTTATATAAGAACTGTCCTGAAATGTGTAACAGTTGCCATATTCCAGAGACTGGAACAGGGTGAAGTTGCTGGAATGCAAAATAAGATTCAAGCATATGTcgcaaacaaaatcattttttttttaaaaaatcaagtttcatacttgaattaatcatttacatttgtaagtgcaatttaaaaaaaaaatcatttctaagtatgttaataaacattttcataagATTACATTTACTTTCTAATTATGCTAGAAAAAGTTGGTATTAAGCAATACAAAAGGAAACATTTTATCTGacattatagaaaaataattcaatttggACTATGAATACTTTTCGTAGCATTCGTTTCCGTTGAAAGCACAAGATACAATCATGTCGGAAATGGAGTGGCCCACTTTTTCTCTGGTGTCGCTGaagaaaatgtgaaataaatactagtacatgtaattctgagtaagaaatttgaaatattaaaaagaaatacgcAAATTCAGTTGTAAAGGTTAGTTGTCCAAGTAAACAAGTCAAGATTTAAGaacaaagaattatttttttttaaattaaagcattgaatgatatcaagaaaaactCTGCACCAATCATCTTTTCTTTATGCAATGATCATCTAGATCTATATGCTACATTTATATGCATGGTATCGGTTTCCAAAACCTTCTTTTAATTCACAAAAGAATGCTATATACCttggatttttctgaaattCTTCTTGAAATTGAGACACTCTTTGATTCCATTCGTCTTGGACATAGTGGGTCAGCTCTTCTTTATAATCTTGGAAATATGACCAAGTGCCGTCGCTAGCATAATCTCCCGACCCACTACCATAATAATGATCTCCCGAACCACTACCGTAGTCTCCCGAACCGCTGGCGTAATCTCCCGAACCACTACCAGAGTCTCCCGAACCGCTGCCGTAATCCCCCGAACCGCTACCGGAGTATCCCGATGTACTGGTGTGATAAGAACTAACTGTGTTCGTATTATCTCCCAATAATCCATCGGATGCTCCAGACAAACTTCGTTTCAGTCTCTTTCTTCTTCTTGACTTTGAAGACAAAGAAGGCGAAAACACCTTTTGTATTCTTTCTCTTCTTGAGGCCCCCAGTCCATAGATGCCAGTGTTGTGTTGATTTGATATCGGACGGCGCCATTTATTTGATTTGGCGTGAAGACTTCTTTTCTTTCTACTCCACAATGAAGGATTGGTACCCTGTCAGAGATTCAAAAATAGTTGGAAAAAATCTTGAATCAAGTTAAACGAATAATATGATTCcatctatttcttacggaaacttatagttagaACCATTTAAataagaccttggacttttggtTGGACGTAGATATCtctttcttgcgtcaaaactagttaaaaatgatgcggtttcaagcgaaatatacaccgattgcatagtcttagctttaattcttgttgatttcaaagagccgtggttgagtggccagcaataGATAGACAGACCTTTGTTACATTGCTGTTTggcacaactacccaaagtccaaggtCTTATTAAAATGGTTCTGATTTAtaactctatagaaacagccagactaaaatctacaaatcccgtttatcgattggtcgaaacctacagcgacctaagaaaaatcacggactgcacggatggtgtcagactcaaattcctaTAGGAGAGGATTTAACTGTTTCTTtaagctaacgtactgatgtacatttacagtaatttggtggattttatttactgtttacaatcgattaatatttattaatttgttaaaagaaaattgtacatatacaaaatgaaatgctttctttgatgattcatacgGGTTTgaaatgaaggtagcgatcattgtagaaaacaattacatataaagcgggttatgtaatttttttctgcaatgatcgcaaccttcataacccgcatgaatcatcaaagaaagcatttcattgtgtatatttacatctttcttttatactcaaattgataatttgattgTACATGTTATCGGTAGGGATAAACATCGTCGGAAACACtgtttttcatttaaacatgcaataaaattatttcttttgtgGCTTATGCTGGTATAAAGATATcgagcattgcagaaaaaaatattagctCGCATGAACCTCTTAACGAAttttttactctctctctctctctctctctctctctctctctctctctctctctctctctctctgtgtgagATACTCACATTGATCACATTCTGTGTATCTTTGTTAGTAAGACTCAACTTTGATAGTTTAATAGGGTTCATATTGCACAGAGATACAGCCGGAAACGGGAGGGAAGAAAACCTGAGATCCACAGAGGCCTTCACTGGGTAAGAACGGAAAGATTTGAATAAAAGAGACAATTGGTAACTCATCCCTCCGGTGGCCCCTAAAAACACCAGAATCCAGAGCACGCGCTGATACCAATATTTAGAAGTCACCCATCTGGAAACTCCGTGGATGGAGGAATTTTCGGCCATAGATTTCAGCATTTCTTTCAAGGATGAAGAAGACGTTTTGTCGTTGTACATAGCCATCTGAAAGAATTGATGAGAACTTCTATTTAAtcatgaacaaaaatattatgttaatAGCCCTTTTCATAGAAAcaatacaagtatatatattCATGGCAACGATAAACTGAAGTATAAAGTTGGCCCACGATTAGACTGCATAGTGTACATGGGGGACACTAGCCGGTGTAGTCCATGAAGTTCATGCTATCTAAGTGTAcctaaagttttaaaaagaacttTCAGACAGACaacttcaaaaatatataattattaaaaaaagacttAAATAAACGAATACACGTTGACAATTAATAAGCTACACAATGCATTTGAAAGCAGTTTCAGGAGGGTTGGATGGTCTTGGCCATTTTTGGACCATATTAATCTCCTAAAGTGAAAGAGCTCTGTATATCAGGATacagaaaattattaaaaatatttggaattttttttttctaatttttatgtagcGTTAACGGATCGGTATGTTATCCAAATTGCTTTTACTGCCTACAGAAATCCAGTGTTTTTCACAAAACCATTCGTCTAAgatatgaaataatattttttttattcaaattgcaCATGTACAATATGCATTAGAACCGGTCTACGATTAATTCAGATACCTTTGATTCCGACAGCTATAAAATACTTTTAagtgaaaaacaaaaccaatccatttgattaatttacatcatttgcaatttaagattttatgagattgaataattgattttttgtcAATAATGCCTTTTGTTGCGGATAGAGTCCGATTCCTAATGTATTTCAGTGGTTACTTAGGAAATTCAAAAAAACACCAATGGAAGCGTAATGAATTGCTATGTTTGAATGTacattacattgtattatataaaaaagcTACTGCAGAATGCATGAGGTCACCAAAATTGGCAAAATGTCCGCAAAATCCGTGGATAAAAATTCTCTCTGTTTCATTCACTCAAGATCGTTTCAAAGATAATGGCATTCGAcaacatcaattatttttattcctGAAAGATGAATTAAAGGCTTAATTCGCAACAAGTAGTTGTTGCTCGAAAATAGCCAATAATGTTTCATACACTTGGCAACGGTCATATATGATCTCGGAACCTCTCCCCTGGGTCCAGTACAAAGTCACTGACATACACAAACAAGTATGGGCCAGGCAGTATAATAAGTGATTATAATATCgccttttaaaatattcataggaattttattttgcatgactGCGGTTAAATACAATCAAATACACTGTAGTTGGAGGACTCAGTAATCATGATATGCATTCTAATAGTATGGTCCCTAACGTGTCATAATAAATCAAGACTCGAGAACAACAACTGGATTAGAACTGGAATTATCAAAAGCCGACATATTctctattttaaaattataaacagaAACCAGAAATGCGTTGTCATGTACCTCATACAAAATGCAGATTGATATTGTTGAGATTTACAATCGGAGGCGATTCCCATCAAAACCTGATATACTGATTTCACTACACCCCCCTCCCAACCCCGCCCAAATCAAAATCCCAGCCACCCACCTACCAAGAAAACCCCAGTAAAACAATAcaaacaaaaaggaaaataataaCGTTGAGACTGAATCAGTTGTCGACTGTTTTGTTTCTtcttctgttgttgttgttgttgttgttgttgttgttgttggctCTTCTGACGTTGGATGATCGGTTGTGGAAGATTTTTAGAGTAAACTTTATTCATATTTGATATCCACGTAAAATTATAcgtaatctttttaaaatataatcatatattaattctttaatctttttttttaaccatgcaATTTTATCAAGTGGCAAATAAACGTCATTTTTAGcttatttaattatgaaataatattatatgaaaattatcgatatactttttttttcttgagtcCGCAAGTTTGAATCCGAAATCCGCAAATTTCcatgatgttacatgtatgtaccaaAATGCACAtgctttgaaatttaaaacacttAATTACTCTTACTTACAATTAAAAGTTTCACATCCCCTATAAATAAACCTCAATTTACTTTCTCctgaaccattttttttttaattattaatcaagataaacgaattttttttttttaaatacaataatgaaaaatttcatatgTACCTTTAAACAATTACAGTCTGACGTATATGATCATTCTAGAATAAGGTTCAGCAAAATATGATAAACAGTTTTACaggaaaattacaaataaacataatcaaaattatcataatttttttttaaagatttgaccAATAAgcaagattttattttaaagtttgtcAATAtggtttcttaaaaatatttttgtattaaataaaaaaaataataataatattgaaaagcACAGATATTTTGTCATCTGTATTCATACCTTTTGATTGATTTGAGAATCCTTGCgggtatttttttcttcttgtgGTCTGGTGTATGTTATATTTTCCTGGTTTCGGACTTCACGTACTCCATCCGAACTGTGCGAAGTTGTTTCATCCTCATCTAGTACAATGTATTAACACGTGACAGACATAAAGGTGTTGTGATTAATTAATATCTCAAAGTGGGGCCTCTCAGTAATGCGAGTTTCTGCATTCTTAATATCAATTAGGCATAATGCTGTAAACAGTTCGATCACTAGCCGATCGTTACTTGTCGGCATGACACGGACAGACACGACCTGAATCCAGAAAGTccatttaagatttttaaaatctgtattGCATATTAAGTCTAGTATCCCAAATTGTATGGTTTATGGGGAAACTTGGCGATATGACTGTAAACTTACGCATGTAATGTATCGCtattttcataaatgtttttctGAGGGTTCGTTAATGCTCCCATGGTTAATACTTACAATAACATAGATATACTTAACTCATGTGGTCTTTTGTATGTCTGGATCAATGAAAGGTTTTTTTCTAGTATCAACTGGCTAAAATCTGTTGCTAAAGAAACGCTTATAAATCAGTTTTTACAAGATTGGTTCAGAAATGCAGAAAATTCACCCAAATGTTTGAATTACAGAATTTTCAAGAAAAGCTTTGGACAGGAAATTTAAGAAACTTTCAAACGATTTAAGAGtcatatttagaaaatttaGAACCTCTAATCATAAATTACCAATATTGAAACTGGAAAATGGAGTGAAATAGAAAGATGTCATAGAACTTGCAtgattatgtaataaaaacactttGGGTGACGAATACCACTATGCTATGGAATGTCagtcattttctttattccgcAACAAATGAAATGAGGAAAAATACTTATCAAATGTTAACACTTATAAATTTGGGAATCTTATGAATACCA
Coding sequences within it:
- the LOC128166775 gene encoding degenerin-like protein unc-105, with protein sequence MAMYNDKTSSSSLKEMLKSMAENSSIHGVSRWVTSKYWYQRVLWILVFLGATGGMSYQLSLLFKSFRSYPVKASVDLRFSSLPFPAVSLCNMNPIKLSKLSLTNKDTQNVINGTNPSLWSRKKRSLHAKSNKWRRPISNQHNTGIYGLGASRRERIQKVFSPSLSSKSRRRKRLKRSLSGASDGLLGDNTNTVSSYHTSTSGYSGSGSGDYGSGSGDSGSGSGDYASGSGDYGSGSGDHYYGSGSGDYASDGTWSYFQDYKEELTHYVQDEWNQRVSQFQEEFQKNPSDTREKVGHSISDMIVSCAFNGNECYENNFTLFQSLEYGNCYTFQDSSYITKRSGPLLGLRLNLNIETNEYVADYMDAFGLRLVIHEPGTFPFPEEEGFTLNPRYETTIGMRLVSYRRASEPHGQCESGKDFIKMFGIRYTIPACLKLCRQREIIKQCGCIPSNSNVNGFLPLLPLCSNSTEHESCQEYLNFKLENNLISCDCRSPCEQLVYDTSLSGRSWPSKKFLTENIMKKICSETGVKWYFEADCVKVNSNILLDAAAIERISGNFLKVVIYYEDLNYEEIKEEPMYDGFQFISDIGGALGLFMGASILSFVEVFQFLIEILNLLRNKFFAKRDPALTPVTELSFRDPLAGKGEKEKSIGHF